The DNA sequence GGTCCTGCCCGAGCACCTCGTGGACGCCGTCGTCACCGCCAAGGGCGAGCGGGAGGCGTGGGCCAGCGTCCTCGACCAGCTCACGCTCGCCGAGTTCATCGCGTCCGGGAGCTACGACCGCCACGTACGCCGCATGCGCCAGCACTACCGACGCCGCCGCGACCAGCTCGTGGCCGCGCTCGCCGAACACGCCCCGCACATCACCGTCACCGGCATCGCGGCGGGGCTGCACGCCGTGCTCCAGCTCCCGCCCGGCACCGAGGCGTCCGCCGTGAAGGCCGCCGCCTGGCACGGCGTGGGCCTGGAGGGGCTGGCCGCATACCGGCACCCGGAGGCGACGGCAACGGCCCCCGACGGGCTGGTCGTCGGCTACGCGACACCCGCCGAGCACGCGTACACAGCCGCGATCGAGGCCCTGTGCCGGGCACTGCCGCCCGCCGCCGACCCCGACAGGGGCGTCCGAACCGTCGGACGTTAGCGGCGCACGAAGGCTCGTACCGCCTACGCTCGTATCCCCTACGGGGGAGCAGCCATGACGAACCCGCAGGCGCCCGATGGCATGGTGCGGCACATCCGGCGGAGCGCTCAGCGCGCGTCCGCCGCCGTGAGCTGGTACAGCTCCGGCACGGAGACCTTGATCGGCTCCTGGGTGGTGCGCGCGATCACCACCACGACCGGCTCGTCCGGGTCGGGGTGCTCCTCCCGGTGCGGGACGAACGGGGGCACGAGCAGGAAGTCGCCCGGGCCCGCCTCGATCCTGACTTCCTGCTCGCCGTCGTGGAAGACGAACACCGGGTGGCCGCTCACTACGTAGATACCCGCCTCGGACGCGCCGTGGTGGTGGTCGTCGGTCTTGCTCATCGGCTCGTGCCGCACGAGCCCCATCCACAGGTTCCGGGCGCCGACCGTGCCGCCGCTGAGGGCGGTGTAGCCGTCCAGCTCCCCGGCGCGGACGTGGTGGACGCGGTT is a window from the Streptomyces spectabilis genome containing:
- a CDS encoding cupin domain-containing protein, which codes for MSTHDTPPNNRVHHVRAGELDGYTALSGGTVGARNLWMGLVRHEPMSKTDDHHHGASEAGIYVVSGHPVFVFHDGEQEVRIEAGPGDFLLVPPFVPHREEHPDPDEPVVVVIARTTQEPIKVSVPELYQLTAADAR